Proteins encoded in a region of the Vulpes lagopus strain Blue_001 unplaced genomic scaffold, ASM1834538v1 ctg494, whole genome shotgun sequence genome:
- the LOC121483910 gene encoding isoprenyl transferase-like, with translation MDGNGRWAKARGMNRSMGHQQGVVAVREITTACSNLGVKYLTLYTFSTENWNRPADEVAALMSLILTSLEEELFMKNNVKLRIIGDLSRVPDVVKQSILGLQERTAVNTGMTMVIALSYSSRWEITDTVKRIAAEVAAGSIKPEEITEQLISSRLATSFMPDPDLLIRTGGEMRLSNYLLWQCAYTEFYFCDTYWPDFHEADLLKAIEWFNRRERRFGKTSEQVEAQKP, from the coding sequence ATGGACGGCAACGGACGATGGGCCAAAGCGCGCGGAATGAACCGCAGCATGGGTCACCAGCAGGGTGTGGTAGCCGTTCGCGAAATCACCACGGCTTGCTCAAATCTCGGCGTGAAATACCTTACGCTCTACACCTTTTCGACCGAAAACTGGAACCGGCCGGCCGACGAAGTAGCCGCATTGATGTCGCTTATCCTGACCTCGCTCGAAGAGGAGTTGTTTATGAAGAACAACGTTAAATTGCGCATCATCGGTGATCTCAGCCGTGTGCCCGACGTAGTGAAACAGTCGATACTCGGACTGCAGGAACGCACCGCAGTCAATACCGGCATGACGATGGTTATAGCCCTGAGCTATAGTTCACGTTGGGAAATTACCGACACTGTCAAGCGCATCGCAGCCGAAGTCGCAGCCGGAAGTATCAAACCCGAAGAGATTACCGAACAACTCATATCGAGTCGTCTTGCCACTTCGTTCATGCCCGATCCCGATTTGCTGATTCGCACCGGAGGCGAAATGCGTCTGAGCAATTACCTGCTCTGGCAATGCGCCTACACTGAGTTTTATTTCTGCGATACTTATTGGCCCGACTTCCACGAAGCCGATTTGCTCAAAGCCATCGAGTGGTTCAATCGTCGCGAACGCCGTTTCGGCAAGACGAGCGAACAGGTTGAAGCGCAAAAACCTTGA
- the LOC121483911 gene encoding outer membrane protein assembly factor BamA-like: MQINTDIIDRAKHYIKKHFEEKGFKNCEVNIVQREDVTGDNRVLVDIDINKNEKIKVRKIFITGAKPEHVRKLKKAMKKTHEKSFVNIFRSKKFLADKYEEDKGLLVEKLNSWGYRDARIISDSVQSIDDKHVNVYLDVYEGTKYYVRNISWVGNTVYNSDLLERVLQMKKGDVYNQTQMNERLYQDEDAIGNLYYNNGYVFYNLDPIEINIDGDSIDLEMRIREGRQATFNHVRIAGNDRVYENVIRRELRTKPGDLFSMESIKRSLQDLAQMNQFDPEALQSEIFQNIKPDQVTGTVDLTYPLTTKGGDQIELSAGWGQTGIVGRVGLKFTNFSVQNLFSGGAKRAGFIPQGDGQTLSLQVQTNGTYYQNYSLSFLEPWLGGKRPNQLSFSIFYSKQSDINSNYINQNYYNNYYNYLYGTGVNSNYYTDAYDPGKYVKMLGVSLGFGKRLRWPDDYFTFMAELSYTRYMLKSWQYFLITNGNCNNINLSLSLQRNSTDHPFYPRKGSEFLFQVTATPPYSLWDGRNYKNLATDSRSANFQKETQEKYRWIEYHKWKLKFRNFTALAGVVKAPVLMTRVEFGILGAYNQHKKSPFETYYVGGDGMSGYSSGYATETIGLRGYDNGALAGNSAPDAYAYSRMTLELRYPLMLESSTSIFALAFLEGGNAWTDVKKFNPFNMKRSAGVGVRILLPMVGLMGIDWAYGFQKYVNGTKAGGSQFHFIIGQEF; encoded by the coding sequence ATGCAAATCAACACCGACATTATCGACCGCGCCaaacattatattaaaaagcACTTCgaagaaaaaggatttaaaaactgCGAAGTCAATATAGTGCAGCGCGAAGACGTAACCGGTGACAACCGCGTACTCGTCGACATCGACATCAATAAAAACGAAAAAATCAAAGTCAGGAAAATCTTCATCACCGGCGCCAAGCCCGAACACGTACGCAAACTCAAGAAAGCGATGAAGAAAACCCACGAAAAAAGTTTCGTAAACATCTTCCGCTCCAAGAAGTTCCTGGCCGACAAATATGAAGAAGATAAAGGCTTGCTCGTTGAAAAACTCAATTCATGGGGTTATCGCGACGCCCGCATCATTTCCGACAGCGTACAATCCATCGACGACAAACACGTAAATGTATACCTCGACGTTTATGAGGGAACGAAATACTACGTCCGCAACATCTCGTGGGTAGGAAATACCGTTTACAATTCCGACCTTCTGGAACGCGTGTTGCAAATGAAGAAAGGCGACGTCTATAACCAGACACAAATGAACGAACGCCTTTATCAAGACGAAGACGCCATCGGTAACCTGTATTACAACAATGGTTACGTGTTCTACAACCTCGACCCCATTGAAATCAATATCGACGGCGACTCCATCGACCTTGAAATGCGTATCCGCGAAGGACGTCAGGCCACCTTCAACCACGTTCGCATCGCAGGCAACGACCGCGTTTATGAAAACGTCATTCGCCGCGAACTTCGAACCAAGCCCGGCGACCTCTTCTCGATGGAAAGCATCAAGCGTTCGCTGCAGGATTTGGCCCAGATGAACCAGTTCGACCCCGAAGCCCTGCAAAGCGAAATATTCCAGAATATCAAGCCCGACCAGGTGACAGGAACCGTCGACCTCACCTATCCCCTCACCACCAAAGGCGGTGACCAAATTGAACTCTCAGCCGGTTGGGGACAAACAGGTATTGTAGGTCGTGTCGGATTAAAGTTCACCAACTTCAGCGTACAGAACCTCTTTAGCGGAGGTGCCAAGCGAGCCGGATTCATTCCTCAGGGCGACGGACAAACCCTTTCGCTCCAGGTGCAAACCAATGGTACCTATTACCAAAACTACTCGCTCTCGTTCCTCGAACCCTGGTTAGGAGGTAAGCGACCCAATCAGCTCTCTTTCTCAATCTTCTACAGTAAGCAGAGCGATATCAACTCCAACTACATTAACCAGAATTATTACAACAACTATTATAATTACCTCTACGGAACCGGTGTCAACTCCAACTACTACACCGACGCCTACGACCCCGGCAAATATGTAAAGATGCTCGGTGTCAGCCTCGGTTTTGGTAAGCGTCTGCGTTGGCCCGACGACTATTTCACCTTCATGGCCGAATTGTCGTACACCCGCTACATGCTCAAGTCATGGCAGTACTTCCTCATCACCAATGGTAATTGTAACAACATCAACCTCTCGCTCTCGCTGCAGCGCAACTCAACTGACCACCCCTTCTATCCCCGAAAGGGTTCAGAGTTCCTCTTCCAAGTAACAGCCACGCCTCCCTATTCATTGTGGGACGGCCGCAACTACAAGAACTTGGCCACCGACAGCCGCAGCGCCAACTTCCAGAAAGAGACGCAAGAGAAATACCGCTGGATTGAATACCACAAGTGGAAACTCAAATTCCGCAACTTCACCGCCCTTGCCGGCGTAGTCAAAGCGCCCGTGCTCATGACCCGTGTTGAATTTGGTATCCTTGGTGCTTACAACCAGCATAAAAAGTCACCCTTCGAAACCTACTACGTCGGTGGTGACGGTATGTCGGGTTATTCATCGGGCTACGCCACCGAAACCATCGGTCTTCGTGGTTACGACAACGGTGCCCTTGCCGGTAACTCAGCCCCCGATGCCTACGCTTATAGCCGCATGACCCTCGAGCTCCGCTATCCGCTCATGCTCGAATCGTCCACCTCTATTTTCGCCCTCGCATTCCTCGAAGGCGGTAATGCATGGACCGATGTCAAGAAATTCAACCCCTTCAACATGAAGCGTTCAGCCGGTGTTGGTGTCCGCATTCTGTTGCCCATGGTTGGTTTGATGGGTATCGACTGGGCATACGGTTTCCAGAAATACGTCAACGGAACCAAGGCCGGTGGATCACAGTTCCACTTCATTATCGGTCAGGAATTCTAA
- the LOC121483912 gene encoding chaperone protein Skp-like produces MFKKLLLMVLFLAPLSLCAQKFAHFDYASIMQSMPEAKTVQTELEALYKQYQTELEGMQKELQTKAEKYQKEDTDATPINIKERHNQELQEMYQRLQQAQQDNAENFQKAQQTKMQPVTQKVMNAVNAVAQEGGFVYIVDKNGAQTAGIVINETLSTDVTSQVMKKLGITAAAPAPAAKK; encoded by the coding sequence ATGTTCAAGAAATTACTGTTGATGGTGCTTTTCCTCGCACCCCTGAGCCTCTGCGCTCAAAAGTTCGCCCACTTCGATTACGCTTCAATCATGCAGTCAATGCCCGAAGCTAAAACCGTACAGACGGAACTCGAAGCCCTCTACAAGCAATATCAGACCGAGCTCGAAGGTATGCAGAAAGAGTTGCAGACCAAGGCCGAAAAGTATCAGAAGGAAGACACCGACGCTACCCCGATCAACATCAAAGAGCGTCACAACCAGGAACTCCAGGAAATGTACCAGCGTTTGCAGCAGGCACAGCAGGACAATGCTGAAAACTTCCAGAAGGCACAGCAAACCAAAATGCAGCCTGTAACGCAAAAGGTAATGAACGCTGTCAACGCCGTTGCCCAGGAAGGCGGCTTCGTTTACATCGTCGACAAAAACGGTGCACAAACTGCCGGTATCGTCATCAACGAAACCCTCAGCACCGACGTTACCTCACAGGTAATGAAGAAGCTTGGCATCACCGCAGCAGCTCCCGCTCCTGCAGccaagaagtaa
- the LOC121483913 gene encoding lipoprotein-releasing system ATP-binding protein LolD-like: METTQPINEQSGEQTASQPQVQPTVEPIISVRNIRKTFDRLEVLKGIDLDIMPHEVVSIVGPSGAGKTTLLQIMGTLYKPDSGTLQIAGQQVQSLSGNKLADFRCHHLGFVFQFHQLLPEFTALENVMIPGMIAGNSQSENKKRAHELLDFLGLTHRADHKPSELSGGEKQRVAVARALMNKPDVILADEPSGSLDTHNKEELHQLFFRLRDELGQTFVIVTHDEALARLTDRTIHLVDGQVADISH, translated from the coding sequence atggaaacaacccaaccCATAAACGAACAGTCCGGCGAACAAACCGCCTCACAGCCCCAAGTGCAACCCACCGTAGAGCCCATAATATCTGTACGCAATATACGCAAAACCTTCGACCGCCTCGAAGTGCTCAAAGGCATCGACCTCGACATCATGCCCCACGAAGTAGTCAGCATTGTCGGTCCCAGCGGAGCCGGCAAAACCACCCTGCTGCAAATCATGGGCACCCTCTATAAGCCCGACAGCGGCACCCTGCAGATAGCCGGTCAGCAAGTTCAAAGTTTGTCGGGCAATAAGTTAGCCGACTTCCGCTGCCACCATCTCGGCTTTGTCTTTCAGTTCCATCAGCTCCTGCCCGAGTTTACCGCCCTCGAAAACGTCATGATACCCGGTATGATAGCCGGTAATTCGCAGAGCGAAAACAAAAAACGCGCCCACGAACTGCTCGACTTCCTCGGACTCACCCACCGCGCCGACCACAAGCCCTCCGAACTCTCCGGTGGCGAAAAGCAGCGCGTAGCCGTAGCCCGTGCCCTGATGAACAAGCCCGACGTTATTTTGGCCGACGAACCCTCCGGCAGTCTCGACACCCATAATAAGGAAGAACTCCACCAACTTTTCTTCCGTTTGCGCGACGAACTTGGCCAGACCTTCGTCATCGTCACCCACGACGAAGCGTTAGCCCGCCTCACCGACCGCACCATCCACCTGGTCGACGGTCAAGTAGCCGACATCAGCCACTAA